A region from the Curtobacterium sp. MCBA15_012 genome encodes:
- a CDS encoding carbohydrate ABC transporter permease yields the protein MTTDTTSLRPSAARPRAEGTPASARARRAHAQRRAQLTAWAFLAPVALYLLLFYAYPLYKNVELSLRHYTVTSFVSGNAPFVGLQNFVSVFSSATFAPAIWNTTVFVLVSILVQFALGLALAVFFHNHFPLSGLLRALFLVPWLLPLLVSASTWSWMMNSDSGIVNAFLESVGIGQINWLTSPTWSLFAVLVANIWIGIPFNLVIMYSGLQGIPGELYEAASLDGANGWQRFWRITFPLLRPVTAITLLLGFVYTLKVFDIIWIMTKGGPSGSSTTLAIWSYQLGFGSLLPDFSSAATVGNVLIVIALVVGLVYARVQRRLEV from the coding sequence ATGACGACCGACACGACGTCACTGCGACCGTCGGCTGCGCGTCCCCGGGCCGAGGGCACCCCTGCCTCGGCCCGGGCCCGCCGCGCCCACGCGCAGCGGAGAGCACAGCTCACGGCCTGGGCGTTCCTCGCCCCGGTGGCCCTCTACCTGCTGCTCTTCTACGCGTACCCGCTCTACAAGAACGTCGAGCTGAGCCTCCGGCACTACACGGTGACGTCGTTCGTCTCCGGCAACGCCCCGTTCGTCGGCCTGCAGAACTTCGTCTCGGTGTTCTCGAGTGCGACCTTCGCCCCGGCGATCTGGAACACCACGGTCTTCGTCCTCGTGTCGATCCTCGTGCAGTTCGCACTCGGACTCGCCCTCGCGGTGTTCTTCCACAACCACTTCCCGCTGTCCGGACTCCTCCGGGCGCTGTTCCTCGTGCCGTGGCTCCTGCCGCTGCTCGTGTCGGCCAGCACCTGGTCCTGGATGATGAACAGCGACTCCGGGATCGTGAACGCCTTCCTCGAGTCGGTCGGCATCGGGCAGATCAACTGGCTGACCTCGCCGACCTGGTCCCTGTTCGCCGTGCTCGTCGCGAACATCTGGATCGGCATCCCGTTCAACCTCGTGATCATGTACTCCGGGCTGCAGGGCATCCCGGGCGAGCTGTACGAGGCGGCGTCCCTCGACGGCGCGAACGGCTGGCAGCGCTTCTGGCGGATCACGTTCCCGCTGCTCCGCCCGGTCACGGCGATCACCCTGCTGCTCGGCTTCGTCTACACGCTCAAGGTGTTCGACATCATCTGGATCATGACGAAGGGCGGCCCGTCGGGCTCGTCCACGACGCTCGCGATCTGGTCCTACCAGCTGGGCTTCGGCTCGCTGCTGCCCGACTTCAGCTCCGCCGCGACCGTGGGGAACGTGCTCATCGTCATCGCCCTGGTCGTCGGCCTCGTCTACGCGCGCGTGCAGCGCCGCCTGGAGGTGTGA
- a CDS encoding carbohydrate ABC transporter permease, producing the protein MLFPVYWMVNVSLTRDQDMRKSPPNLIPIDGTLHGYSTVLGQQLPFLGTSLLVGLGTVVLTLVLSAPAAYSLAKLRPRGGGAMSFVLLIAQMIPAIIMAMGFYTIYVQLGILDTVWGLILADSTIAVPFGVLIFTAFMRGIPDELLNAARIDGASTWRTFTAVVMPVSRNSVVTVSLFSFLWAWSDFLFANTLDGGGDAKPITLGIYAYIGNNNQEWNSIMATAVVASIPAAVLLVLAQRYVAAGVTAGAVKD; encoded by the coding sequence ATGCTGTTCCCCGTCTACTGGATGGTGAACGTCTCGCTCACCCGCGACCAGGACATGCGGAAGAGCCCGCCGAACCTCATCCCGATCGACGGCACCCTGCACGGCTACAGCACGGTGCTCGGCCAGCAGCTGCCGTTCCTCGGCACGAGCCTGCTCGTCGGGCTCGGCACCGTCGTCCTCACCCTCGTGCTGTCGGCACCGGCGGCGTACTCCCTCGCCAAGCTCCGGCCGCGGGGCGGGGGAGCGATGAGCTTCGTGCTCCTCATCGCGCAGATGATCCCCGCGATCATCATGGCGATGGGCTTCTACACGATCTACGTGCAGCTCGGGATCCTCGACACCGTGTGGGGGCTGATCCTCGCCGACTCGACGATCGCGGTGCCCTTCGGCGTGCTCATCTTCACCGCGTTCATGCGTGGGATCCCGGACGAGCTGCTCAACGCCGCCCGGATCGACGGGGCGAGCACCTGGCGCACCTTCACCGCCGTCGTGATGCCGGTGAGCCGGAACTCGGTCGTGACGGTGTCGCTCTTCAGCTTCCTCTGGGCCTGGTCCGACTTCCTGTTCGCCAACACGCTCGACGGCGGTGGCGACGCGAAGCCCATCACGCTCGGCATCTACGCCTACATCGGCAACAACAACCAGGAGTGGAACTCGATCATGGCCACCGCCGTGGTCGCGTCGATCCCCGCCGCGGTGCTCCTCGTCCTCGCCCAGCGCTACGTCGCCGCCGGTGTCACCGCCGGCGCGGTCAAGGACTGA